One window of Halococcus agarilyticus genomic DNA carries:
- a CDS encoding DUF7692 domain-containing protein: MRIKTDGKHEYRLDQLRRIMQATDEGTKSGAFDFSTEFTLRMLNNLDQAVHHPDMTEELAEVLSTPTVDLAYRIEADLNVNPSQRARADE, encoded by the coding sequence ATGCGAATCAAAACCGACGGGAAACACGAGTATCGGCTCGACCAGCTGCGCCGTATCATGCAAGCCACCGATGAAGGGACCAAATCAGGAGCCTTTGATTTCTCGACAGAGTTCACGCTCCGGATGCTGAATAACCTCGATCAGGCTGTCCATCATCCCGATATGACTGAAGAGCTTGCAGAGGTTCTCTCGACGCCAACAGTTGACTTAGCGTATCGAATAGAGGCCGACCTCAATGTGAATCCGAGCCAGCGGGCACGAGCGGACGAGTGA
- a CDS encoding DNA-methyltransferase: MTDGDDLGERVPASCKYLLEMSDNELKSEIPALARDQGRMGEIEKAVKSLPSHHELYQGDARDLSMVDEESVHLIATSPPYFNLKDYENGVAEGQLGDVDDYEQFNEMLDQIWKQCYEKLVPGGRLCVVVGDVLRSRSEHGRHRVVPLHASIQEHCTEIGYDNLAPVIWYKIGNASLEAGGNARFLGKPYEPGAVIKNDIEYILLFRKPGGYRSPSIEKRILSTIEADEHQKMFRQLWDDITGERQGEHPAPYPAALAERLVRMFSFVGDTVLDPFAGTGSTAVAASRVGRDSINIEIEPKYVEIAEERIHDERGTLTNYQNLTVNITR; this comes from the coding sequence ATGACTGACGGTGACGACCTCGGAGAGCGGGTTCCTGCCAGTTGCAAGTATCTCTTGGAGATGTCGGACAACGAGTTGAAATCCGAGATTCCGGCGCTCGCCCGTGATCAGGGCCGGATGGGAGAGATTGAGAAGGCAGTGAAATCGCTGCCCTCTCACCACGAACTCTATCAGGGCGATGCACGCGACCTCTCAATGGTAGACGAAGAGAGCGTCCACCTCATAGCCACCAGTCCGCCCTACTTCAATCTCAAAGACTACGAGAACGGGGTAGCGGAGGGCCAACTCGGAGACGTCGATGACTATGAGCAGTTCAACGAGATGCTGGATCAAATCTGGAAACAGTGCTATGAGAAACTCGTCCCCGGTGGACGCCTCTGCGTGGTTGTCGGGGACGTCCTCCGGTCACGGAGCGAGCATGGCCGTCATCGAGTCGTACCGCTCCATGCGAGCATCCAAGAGCACTGTACGGAGATCGGCTATGACAACCTCGCGCCGGTCATCTGGTACAAGATCGGGAACGCCTCGCTTGAGGCCGGTGGGAATGCGCGGTTCCTCGGCAAACCCTACGAACCAGGAGCGGTCATCAAGAACGACATCGAGTATATCCTGCTGTTCCGCAAGCCCGGCGGCTACCGTTCGCCGTCAATCGAGAAGCGTATCCTGAGCACGATTGAGGCTGACGAGCATCAGAAGATGTTTCGCCAACTGTGGGACGACATCACGGGTGAGAGACAGGGCGAGCACCCCGCTCCGTATCCAGCTGCACTCGCCGAGCGGCTCGTTCGGATGTTCTCTTTTGTGGGCGATACAGTCCTCGATCCGTTTGCCGGGACGGGTTCGACCGCAGTTGCCGCTTCGCGCGTCGGTCGCGACTCGATTAACATCGAGATCGAGCCGAAGTACGTTGAGATTGCCGAGGAGCGGATTCACGACGAGCGAGGGACGCTCACCAACTACCAGAACCTCACGGTCAACATCACGCGATAA
- a CDS encoding PD-(D/E)XK nuclease family protein: protein MATDDLLTGKFYTLDFSPSPLADQFAASYQELLEDHDSRDILVLKRIPCNLDALADHIQNTLGLMVHPNVQSLPQHASHVVEINDPDIDRLAYEQRIELLADVIEFTDWETLIDEATTRFDDVRWPDNYQRADVIEFFQIASEQDSFGRDVGQVLLEATRQGGFTPPDGDTERHILIAALARLNDRFHDRLDAHGLVERANIVPRATDALQDDTTYDHVASGFEAILALEFEEYTANDRRYLAQLAGDADLIAVGERNASIQRVMTEPGEIDDLRDDGVIDFDPGDPARLEDTGRTHRSDTDPGQIASFLATGTDPADTVSAVHLHESTFRDQISAVANEIEYLRHDTDVEYNDFAVVVNSLGDRLSEARRHLRAAGLPTQTVGAPALAEDPAVTELYAFVQFLLNRDADAESWLAARVDGFSPELAEACNTGSLETRLNRWIVNTDLKERVATGESHIEIQEQFQNIERVTDLARFIDQTTLLDSDLPTFKHVLERAIRFDAAYTHTIESAPRMHGVAVTDIQGVKHEAYNTVFLLNVVDQEYPDGERLTPLFPKPWLTEMPRYPAITEVKDNKIDATYGTFTGDRSTSAFDAYYHHRERRKLALGARAATDNLYFCTYESEDNGLGRAYNRSRYLSLLKEQDQITVDNLLPESDDRPVRTREKVAEYILDQPWDELEEIVNAAHTGETAKIEETEKVFGVIQALLSEDDVDPVFADAVASQFALARGEVVHSD, encoded by the coding sequence ATGGCTACTGATGATCTTCTAACTGGTAAGTTCTACACACTCGATTTCTCGCCGTCTCCACTCGCCGACCAGTTCGCCGCCTCCTACCAGGAACTTCTCGAAGACCACGATTCCCGCGACATTCTCGTCCTGAAACGTATTCCTTGCAATCTGGACGCACTCGCCGATCATATCCAGAACACTCTCGGACTTATGGTCCATCCTAACGTCCAATCACTGCCGCAACACGCTTCCCACGTCGTCGAGATCAACGATCCAGATATCGACCGGCTAGCATACGAACAACGTATCGAACTGCTCGCTGACGTCATCGAATTCACGGACTGGGAAACACTCATCGACGAGGCCACAACCCGGTTCGATGATGTACGTTGGCCAGACAACTACCAGCGAGCAGACGTCATCGAGTTCTTCCAGATCGCCAGCGAACAGGACAGCTTCGGCCGGGACGTCGGACAAGTCCTCCTCGAGGCCACCCGGCAAGGTGGGTTCACACCACCGGACGGCGATACTGAACGACATATCCTGATCGCGGCACTTGCCCGCCTCAATGATCGGTTTCATGACCGGCTGGATGCCCACGGCTTGGTCGAACGGGCGAACATCGTTCCCCGCGCTACGGACGCACTGCAGGACGACACCACCTACGACCATGTGGCCTCCGGGTTCGAAGCGATCCTCGCCCTCGAATTCGAAGAATACACGGCGAATGACCGTCGGTACCTCGCCCAGCTCGCGGGTGACGCAGATCTGATCGCGGTCGGGGAACGCAACGCCAGCATCCAACGCGTGATGACCGAGCCAGGTGAGATAGACGATCTCCGTGACGACGGTGTCATCGACTTCGACCCCGGTGATCCCGCAAGGCTCGAAGACACCGGGAGAACCCACCGCTCCGATACCGATCCGGGACAGATCGCCTCGTTCCTGGCAACCGGCACCGACCCCGCGGACACCGTCTCCGCTGTCCACCTCCACGAATCCACGTTCCGGGACCAGATCAGTGCCGTCGCCAACGAAATCGAATATCTCCGGCACGACACCGATGTGGAGTACAACGATTTCGCCGTCGTCGTGAACAGCCTCGGTGACCGGCTGTCAGAAGCCCGCCGCCATCTCCGGGCCGCCGGCCTACCCACCCAGACGGTGGGCGCACCCGCACTCGCTGAAGACCCGGCCGTCACCGAGCTCTACGCCTTCGTCCAGTTCCTGCTGAACCGGGATGCAGACGCCGAGTCCTGGCTGGCCGCCCGGGTGGACGGCTTCTCACCGGAGCTCGCCGAAGCCTGTAACACGGGGTCGCTCGAGACCCGGCTAAACCGGTGGATCGTCAACACCGACCTGAAAGAACGCGTCGCGACCGGCGAGAGTCATATCGAGATCCAAGAACAGTTCCAGAACATCGAGCGGGTGACTGACCTGGCCCGGTTCATCGATCAGACCACCCTGCTGGATAGCGACTTGCCTACGTTCAAACATGTGCTGGAGCGGGCGATCCGGTTCGACGCGGCGTACACGCACACGATCGAATCCGCACCCCGGATGCACGGCGTGGCGGTGACCGATATCCAGGGCGTCAAACACGAGGCCTACAACACGGTGTTCCTGCTGAACGTAGTGGATCAGGAGTATCCCGACGGGGAGCGGTTGACACCGCTGTTCCCGAAACCGTGGCTGACGGAGATGCCGAGGTACCCGGCCATCACCGAGGTTAAAGATAACAAGATCGACGCCACGTACGGCACCTTCACCGGGGACCGGTCGACCAGTGCCTTCGATGCGTATTATCACCACCGGGAGCGCCGGAAACTGGCGCTCGGTGCCCGGGCGGCCACGGACAACCTGTACTTCTGTACTTATGAATCAGAGGACAACGGGCTGGGCCGTGCATACAACCGATCACGGTATCTGTCCCTTCTAAAGGAACAAGACCAAATCACGGTCGACAATCTGTTGCCCGAAAGCGATGACCGCCCAGTCCGGACACGGGAGAAGGTCGCCGAATACATCCTTGATCAGCCATGGGACGAGCTGGAGGAGATCGTCAACGCCGCGCACACCGGTGAAACGGCGAAGATCGAGGAGACCGAAAAGGTGTTTGGTGTAATCCAGGCGCTGCTGTCGGAGGACGACGTGGACCCGGTGTTCGCTGACGCAGTCGCCAGTCAATTTGCCCTGGCTCGCGGGGAGGTGGTCCACAGTGACTAA